In Chromobacterium rhizoryzae, one genomic interval encodes:
- a CDS encoding TniQ family protein, with the protein MHMVPEEDVTGFIVRQSFERSQGKVLIRPSTVADSTRRPGWVFPSGLGHLGEELQAKLPPVDELIDGHTRFPLYAKFLTEKDSKALREHHKGIAIKGVAARVGMTNGAFRGRMTMCPECMERDIHQNGYAIWHRLALMPGILACPVHKRPLLTFCEACEAGHRRVRTNWRPMRRCVCGGHLRVVARLDNKTQEMAISVASMADQILRGTGSSVVSSESVTQALHHYFGNCRRLHHRLNEALYQAIGPDYRSFLGIGLDTLKRLVGSLGHYGPIRNPIQNLAVIHAVFGGFDNFSDVLRAGQETAGIRFSNPESDKKIPDKRRKDRHRTKEQYIEWVGGLPWEQQANLRLTYRKWLLELLHEKPAIYRAELKSQPGSKAALRYLLNIDKAWYDRTLPSIARKRCYVTQELINVRKIEQLTRHIQKRYELSLKERPMQRITKAYLLSNVSCETATNLVLASEGIQMSLAACSETFAEWKKRVEGNNLKQEKCSRWHTQNAG; encoded by the coding sequence ATGCACATGGTGCCTGAAGAAGACGTGACTGGATTTATTGTGCGTCAGTCATTTGAGAGGAGTCAAGGAAAGGTCCTTATACGGCCAAGCACTGTAGCGGATTCTACAAGACGACCAGGATGGGTATTCCCCTCTGGGCTTGGCCACCTTGGGGAGGAATTGCAGGCCAAACTTCCACCTGTTGACGAATTAATTGATGGTCATACTCGATTTCCGCTTTATGCAAAATTCTTGACGGAAAAAGATTCAAAAGCATTACGTGAACATCACAAGGGAATCGCAATTAAGGGGGTGGCCGCTCGTGTTGGTATGACGAATGGTGCTTTCCGAGGAAGGATGACTATGTGCCCAGAGTGCATGGAGCGCGACATCCACCAGAATGGTTATGCCATCTGGCACCGACTTGCCTTGATGCCGGGAATTTTGGCGTGCCCAGTACATAAACGACCGCTACTCACGTTCTGTGAGGCCTGTGAAGCTGGTCATCGTCGTGTACGGACGAACTGGCGTCCGATGAGACGCTGTGTATGTGGCGGCCATTTGAGGGTAGTAGCAAGGCTAGATAACAAAACGCAAGAAATGGCCATATCGGTCGCCAGTATGGCCGACCAAATTCTTCGAGGAACGGGCTCTTCAGTGGTGTCCTCGGAGTCTGTCACACAGGCTCTGCACCATTACTTTGGAAACTGCCGGCGTCTGCATCACAGGTTGAATGAAGCGCTATATCAGGCTATTGGACCTGATTATCGCTCATTCCTAGGTATCGGCTTGGATACCTTGAAGCGTCTGGTAGGTTCTTTGGGTCACTATGGTCCTATTCGCAATCCCATTCAGAATCTTGCGGTCATACATGCGGTTTTTGGCGGATTTGATAATTTCTCAGATGTGCTACGAGCAGGCCAAGAAACGGCTGGTATTCGTTTTTCTAATCCTGAGTCGGATAAAAAAATCCCCGACAAGCGCCGAAAGGATAGGCATCGAACGAAAGAGCAATACATTGAATGGGTTGGTGGTCTTCCGTGGGAGCAGCAGGCTAATCTTAGGTTGACGTATCGAAAATGGTTACTTGAATTACTGCATGAAAAGCCAGCCATTTATAGAGCAGAATTAAAATCGCAACCTGGTAGCAAGGCTGCACTCCGTTATCTGTTGAATATCGATAAGGCATGGTACGACCGCACTCTACCGTCAATAGCCAGAAAACGGTGTTATGTAACTCAAGAGCTTATTAATGTGCGAAAAATTGAGCAGCTTACTAGGCATATACAGAAACGATACGAGTTATCTCTTAAAGAAAGGCCCATGCAGCGAATCACTAAAGCTTATCTTCTCTCCAATGTGTCGTGCGAAACCGCTACTAACTTGGTGCTTGCGAGCGAAGGTATTCAAATGTCACTTGCTGCTTGCTCAGAAACCTTTGCTGAGTGGAAGAAGCGGGTGGAAGGAAACAACCTGAAACAGGAAAAATGCTCACGATGGCATACCCAAAACGCAGGTTAA
- a CDS encoding TnsD family Tn7-like transposition protein, which produces MNQNILVAPHFPDGEIVNAFLTRILSYGGVHSLSLACRQLLNRRPSLDGMPNYLGLFHQELGYLYGDIDTLIDKHTEFNFICCGLPKAKFSAQRARLIDMYKGPVRLCRLPLLFSVSEQSYLQCSECEEQQKREFGFSFIHRRMGVPFVNVCPIHGTPLCASKGQLLLFDAHCQSKPNSYQVAMTMELGKRIEYCMETPVHLSRYDKDSVIHLFKLSGWIDDNNRFHLIDFTRKFSVFFDGAFSDERLKILCQSERHIENAIRALFRNEKGIHPEWCVLFAWFAEQQPYTGPAQSTVAIPIEVVHRRLASPKVMPLREAVAAELAKHKTLQATAMAMGISASLLNVLCKRYEINVSWRPKTLKESIANQIKKELANGKSPSEVAAKFQISLTSVYRQLAILTDVPLPREKALSARIESDKAEWLNAIQTNPEMSRNSLRKKYPTLWMRLYRNAHDWFVANQPTFQLPNNGVRASPPCKLLCNLNSALAEAADVCTAPDKKRINMSRYRFQELTRVPIYALKKCEDNGFVEKREELHDDFVRARLKRLAGLVGRPCAIAKKAGLREETIRKVLKKKTD; this is translated from the coding sequence ATGAATCAGAACATTTTGGTAGCGCCGCACTTCCCTGACGGAGAGATTGTGAACGCCTTCCTCACTCGCATACTGAGTTATGGCGGCGTGCACTCTTTGTCTCTGGCATGCCGCCAGCTTCTCAATAGACGCCCCAGTCTTGATGGAATGCCGAATTACCTTGGTTTATTCCATCAAGAGCTCGGCTATCTTTATGGCGATATCGATACGCTCATCGATAAGCATACCGAATTCAACTTCATTTGCTGCGGCCTGCCCAAGGCGAAGTTTTCTGCTCAGCGGGCTAGGTTGATTGATATGTATAAGGGGCCTGTTCGGCTCTGCCGACTTCCTTTGCTTTTTAGCGTCAGTGAACAGAGTTATCTGCAATGTTCCGAATGTGAAGAGCAGCAAAAAAGGGAGTTTGGATTCTCATTCATCCACCGGCGCATGGGTGTCCCATTCGTAAATGTCTGCCCTATTCATGGGACTCCCTTGTGTGCCAGCAAGGGACAGTTGCTACTTTTTGATGCCCACTGCCAGTCAAAACCAAATAGTTACCAAGTGGCTATGACTATGGAGCTAGGGAAACGAATTGAATATTGCATGGAGACGCCTGTGCATTTATCAAGATACGACAAAGATAGTGTTATTCATTTATTTAAATTATCAGGTTGGATAGATGATAACAATCGATTCCACCTTATAGATTTTACACGGAAGTTCTCGGTTTTTTTTGATGGAGCATTTTCGGATGAGCGTTTAAAGATTCTATGCCAGTCGGAACGGCATATTGAAAATGCGATACGTGCACTATTTCGAAATGAAAAAGGTATCCACCCAGAATGGTGTGTGTTATTTGCTTGGTTTGCGGAGCAACAGCCATACACCGGTCCAGCCCAGTCCACGGTAGCCATACCCATTGAGGTAGTGCATAGAAGATTGGCAAGTCCAAAGGTAATGCCGTTGCGTGAAGCTGTTGCTGCCGAGCTGGCTAAACATAAGACCCTGCAGGCAACAGCAATGGCTATGGGAATTAGTGCCTCGCTACTCAACGTGTTGTGCAAACGTTATGAAATTAATGTCAGTTGGCGTCCTAAAACTTTGAAAGAATCTATTGCTAACCAAATCAAGAAAGAGCTAGCGAATGGTAAGTCACCGTCTGAAGTTGCTGCAAAATTCCAAATTTCGCTAACAAGCGTGTACCGCCAACTTGCAATTTTGACAGACGTACCGCTTCCTCGCGAGAAAGCGCTGAGTGCTCGCATAGAGTCTGATAAGGCGGAATGGCTGAATGCTATCCAGACAAATCCTGAAATGTCTCGCAATAGTTTACGGAAGAAATATCCAACATTATGGATGCGCTTATATAGAAATGCGCATGACTGGTTTGTGGCCAATCAGCCTACTTTCCAGTTGCCTAATAATGGAGTGCGTGCAAGCCCGCCATGCAAATTACTTTGCAACTTAAATAGCGCGCTCGCTGAAGCAGCTGATGTTTGTACTGCGCCAGATAAAAAGCGCATCAACATGTCCCGCTATCGTTTCCAAGAACTTACACGAGTCCCTATCTATGCTTTGAAGAAGTGTGAGGATAATGGTTTTGTGGAAAAGCGCGAGGAGCTGCATGATGATTTTGTTCGAGCGCGTCTCAAGCGCCTTGCTGGGCTTGTCGGTAGACCATGTGCTATTGCAAAGAAAGCTGGCCTCCGTGAAGAGACCATTCGTAAAGTATTAAAGAAAAAAACAGATTGA
- a CDS encoding DUF6471 domain-containing protein, whose protein sequence is MSEKIAPWASLAARVVRVALMRKDVGYAELARRLATTFDMHEDEKALASRVALGRVRLALFLQILHVIDAEPPMLWRTAFDVATPWEERAKAVILSEIRQIPPVSIDELAARLTTLGASFTQKTLAAHVTSGNLFLPDFLRCLVILRSRSLDAFIEYRDLVSTAASTPASGD, encoded by the coding sequence GTGAGCGAAAAAATTGCTCCTTGGGCAAGCTTGGCTGCCCGTGTCGTTCGCGTTGCCCTCATGCGAAAAGATGTGGGCTATGCCGAGCTCGCCAGGCGGTTAGCTACTACATTTGACATGCACGAAGACGAAAAAGCGCTGGCGTCTCGTGTCGCGCTCGGAAGGGTACGCCTGGCGTTGTTCCTGCAGATTCTTCATGTGATTGATGCCGAGCCGCCTATGCTTTGGCGAACAGCATTTGATGTTGCAACCCCTTGGGAAGAGCGTGCTAAAGCTGTCATTCTTAGCGAAATCCGTCAAATCCCACCGGTGAGCATCGATGAGCTTGCCGCTCGGCTCACCACGCTTGGCGCCAGCTTCACACAGAAGACCCTCGCCGCTCACGTAACGTCTGGAAATCTATTCCTACCCGACTTCCTACGATGCCTCGTTATCCTGCGCAGCAGAAGTTTGGACGCCTTTATTGAATACCGAGACTTGGTTTCGACCGCAGCATCCACACCTGCAAGCGGCGACTAA
- the glmS gene encoding glutamine--fructose-6-phosphate transaminase (isomerizing) yields the protein MCGIVGAIAARNVVPVLVDGLKRLEYRGYDSAGVAVLAGDAIRRVRRVGRVAEMENAAAEESLQGQLGIGHTRWATHGGVTEPNAHPHVSFGKIAVVHNGIIENHEEQRERLKGLGYAFESQTDTEVIAHLVHHYYQAGDSLFDAVKRASRELTGAYAIGVIAVDRPDELVCARMGCPLLVGLGDGENFIASDVSAIVSATRRVIFLEEGDIGRLTRDGVELLDKDDQPAQRPVHVSDVSLASLELGPYSHFMQKEIHEQPKALSDTIDAVQDYGFNPELFGERAGEVLPQLEGVKILACGTSYYAGLTAKYWIETIAGVQCDVEIASEYRYRSAWANPNYLVTTISQSGETLDTMEALKYAKELGHRYALSICNVRESAIPRASELVFFTRAGAEIGVASTKAFTTQLVGLFALAVTLGKMRGKVSAADEARYLDELRHLPGSVQHALNLEPQIKAWADKFAAKDNALFLGRGLHFPIALEGALKLKEISYIHAEAYPAGELKHGPLALVDEDMPVVVIAPNDALLEKVKSNMQEVRARGGELFVFADLDSHFSESDGVHVIRTPRHVGVLSPVVHAIPVQMLAYHVALARGTDVDKPRNLAKSVTVE from the coding sequence ATGTGCGGCATTGTCGGCGCCATCGCGGCGCGTAATGTGGTTCCGGTATTGGTGGACGGCCTGAAGCGGCTGGAATACCGCGGCTACGACTCCGCCGGCGTGGCGGTCTTGGCCGGCGACGCCATCCGTCGCGTGCGCCGCGTCGGCCGTGTCGCGGAGATGGAAAACGCCGCGGCGGAAGAAAGCCTGCAAGGGCAGCTGGGCATCGGCCACACCCGCTGGGCCACCCATGGCGGCGTCACCGAACCCAACGCCCACCCGCACGTATCCTTCGGCAAGATCGCCGTGGTGCACAACGGCATCATCGAAAACCACGAAGAGCAGCGCGAACGCCTGAAAGGCCTGGGCTACGCCTTCGAATCCCAGACCGACACCGAAGTCATCGCTCACCTGGTGCATCACTACTACCAGGCCGGCGACAGCCTGTTCGACGCGGTCAAGCGCGCCAGCCGCGAGCTGACCGGCGCTTACGCCATCGGCGTGATCGCGGTGGACCGCCCGGACGAACTGGTGTGCGCGCGCATGGGCTGCCCGCTGCTGGTGGGCCTGGGCGACGGCGAGAACTTCATCGCCTCCGACGTCTCCGCCATCGTGTCCGCCACCCGCCGCGTGATCTTCCTGGAAGAGGGCGACATCGGCCGGCTGACCCGCGACGGCGTGGAACTGCTGGACAAGGACGACCAGCCGGCGCAACGCCCGGTGCACGTGTCCGACGTGTCGCTGGCCTCGCTGGAACTGGGCCCGTACAGCCACTTCATGCAGAAGGAAATCCACGAACAGCCGAAGGCGCTGTCCGACACCATAGACGCGGTGCAGGACTACGGCTTCAATCCCGAGCTGTTCGGCGAGCGCGCCGGCGAAGTGCTGCCGCAGCTGGAAGGCGTCAAGATCCTGGCCTGCGGCACCAGCTACTACGCCGGCCTGACCGCCAAATACTGGATCGAAACCATCGCCGGCGTGCAGTGCGATGTGGAAATCGCCAGCGAATACCGCTACCGCAGCGCCTGGGCCAACCCCAATTACCTGGTGACCACCATCTCCCAATCCGGCGAGACGCTGGACACCATGGAAGCGCTGAAATACGCCAAGGAACTGGGCCACCGCTACGCGCTGTCTATCTGCAATGTGCGCGAATCCGCGATTCCGCGCGCCAGCGAACTGGTGTTCTTCACCCGCGCCGGCGCCGAGATCGGCGTGGCTTCCACCAAGGCCTTCACCACCCAATTGGTGGGCTTGTTCGCGCTGGCGGTGACCCTGGGCAAGATGCGCGGCAAGGTCAGCGCGGCCGACGAGGCGCGCTACCTGGACGAACTGCGCCACCTGCCGGGCAGCGTGCAGCATGCGCTGAACCTGGAACCGCAGATCAAGGCCTGGGCCGACAAGTTCGCCGCCAAGGACAATGCGCTGTTCCTGGGCCGCGGCCTGCATTTCCCCATCGCGCTGGAAGGCGCGCTCAAGCTGAAGGAAATCTCCTACATCCACGCCGAAGCCTACCCGGCCGGTGAGCTCAAGCACGGCCCGCTGGCGCTGGTGGACGAAGACATGCCGGTGGTGGTGATCGCCCCCAATGACGCGCTGCTGGAAAAGGTGAAATCCAATATGCAGGAAGTGCGCGCGCGCGGCGGCGAGCTGTTCGTGTTCGCCGACCTGGACAGTCATTTCAGCGAATCCGACGGCGTGCACGTGATCCGCACCCCGCGCCATGTCGGCGTGCTCAGCCCGGTGGTGCACGCCATCCCGGTGCAGATGCTGGCCTACCATGTGGCGCTGGCGCGCGGCACCGACGTCGACAAGCCGCGCAACCTAGCCAAGAGCGTGACGGTGGAGTGA
- a CDS encoding DeoR/GlpR family DNA-binding transcription regulator — MTKRNTQQRRHAIAALVQERGEVSVDELTKRFSTSEVTIRKDLALLETGGLLLRRYGGAVSLPSEMVVEEDAEQVSKRKIAIARAAAERLRDHNRVIIDSGTTTSAMIPLLGNKRGLVVMTNSLNVAGALRELENEPTLLMTGGTWDPHSESFQGQVAEQVLRSYDFDQLFIGADGIDLERGTTTFNELVGLSRVMAEVAREVIVMVESEKIGRRIPNLELPWERIHTLVTDDALSAEARTQIQAKGIALICASSPADSPRRK, encoded by the coding sequence ATGACCAAGCGAAACACTCAGCAACGCCGTCACGCTATTGCCGCCCTGGTGCAGGAACGCGGCGAGGTCAGCGTGGACGAGCTGACCAAGCGCTTCTCCACCTCCGAAGTGACCATACGCAAAGACCTGGCCCTGCTGGAAACCGGCGGCCTGCTGCTGCGCCGCTACGGCGGCGCGGTGTCCTTGCCGTCGGAGATGGTGGTCGAAGAAGACGCGGAGCAGGTTTCAAAACGAAAGATCGCCATCGCCCGCGCCGCCGCCGAGCGGCTGCGCGACCACAACCGCGTGATCATAGACAGCGGCACCACCACCAGCGCGATGATCCCGCTGCTGGGCAATAAGCGCGGCCTGGTGGTGATGACCAACTCCCTGAACGTGGCCGGCGCGCTGCGCGAGCTGGAGAACGAACCCACGCTGCTGATGACCGGCGGCACCTGGGACCCGCATTCCGAATCCTTCCAGGGCCAGGTGGCGGAACAGGTGCTGCGTTCCTATGATTTTGATCAGCTGTTCATCGGCGCGGACGGCATCGACCTGGAGCGCGGCACCACCACCTTCAACGAACTGGTGGGCTTGTCGCGCGTAATGGCCGAAGTGGCGCGCGAAGTCATCGTGATGGTGGAGTCGGAAAAGATAGGCCGGCGCATCCCCAATCTGGAATTGCCGTGGGAGCGCATTCATACCCTGGTGACCGACGACGCCTTGTCGGCGGAGGCCAGAACCCAAATTCAGGCGAAGGGCATTGCGCTGATCTGCGCGTCCTCGCCCGCTGATAGTCCAAGGAGAAAGTAA
- the glmU gene encoding bifunctional UDP-N-acetylglucosamine diphosphorylase/glucosamine-1-phosphate N-acetyltransferase GlmU: MDSLSIVILAAGKGKRMYSSKPKVLHPIGGEPMLARVIRTARALKPARLIVVYGHGGEQVRAAIPDADLIWAEQAEQLGTGHALKMALPHLPKDGKTMVLYGDVPLTKADTLHRLSGAAGAGMAVLTDVLDDASGYGRMVRGADGKLQAIVEHKDCTPAQLAIREINTGMMALPNARLSGWLAALNNGNAQGEYYLTDVLALAVADGVSVDSASVDASWEAAGVNNKVQLAELERILQRNQAQALLEAGVTLADPARIDIRGELSHGMDVSIDVGCVFEGVVELGEQVEIGAHCVLKNVKVAAGTKIAPFSHLEDAVVGEGCRIGPYARLRPGAQLAGHVHIGNFVEVKKSVIGEGSKVNHLSYIGDAEIGGKVNVGAGSVTCNYDGINKFKTVIGDNVFVGSGTLMVAPVTLESYSTIGAGSVISRTAPAGELTVARARQVTVPGWKRPQKKTD; encoded by the coding sequence ATGGACAGTCTCAGCATCGTCATTCTCGCTGCCGGCAAGGGCAAGCGCATGTACTCCTCCAAACCCAAGGTATTGCACCCCATAGGCGGCGAGCCGATGCTGGCGCGGGTGATCCGCACCGCGCGCGCCTTGAAGCCTGCGCGTCTGATCGTGGTGTACGGCCACGGCGGCGAACAGGTGCGGGCGGCCATCCCGGACGCGGACCTGATCTGGGCCGAGCAGGCCGAGCAGCTGGGCACCGGCCACGCGCTGAAGATGGCCCTGCCGCACCTGCCGAAGGACGGCAAGACCATGGTGTTGTACGGCGATGTGCCGCTGACCAAGGCGGACACGCTGCATCGCTTGTCCGGCGCCGCCGGCGCCGGCATGGCGGTGCTGACCGACGTGCTGGACGACGCCAGCGGCTACGGCCGCATGGTGCGCGGCGCGGACGGCAAGCTCCAGGCCATCGTCGAGCACAAGGACTGTACGCCGGCGCAACTGGCGATCCGTGAAATCAATACCGGCATGATGGCCTTGCCCAATGCGCGGCTGTCCGGCTGGCTCGCCGCGCTCAATAACGGCAACGCCCAGGGCGAATACTATCTGACCGACGTGCTGGCCCTGGCGGTGGCGGACGGCGTGAGCGTGGACAGCGCCAGCGTGGACGCCAGCTGGGAAGCCGCCGGCGTCAACAACAAGGTGCAGCTGGCTGAGCTGGAGCGCATCTTGCAGCGCAACCAGGCGCAAGCCTTGCTGGAAGCCGGCGTCACGCTGGCGGACCCGGCGCGCATCGACATCCGCGGCGAACTCAGCCACGGCATGGACGTGAGCATAGACGTGGGCTGCGTGTTCGAAGGCGTGGTGGAGCTGGGCGAGCAGGTGGAAATCGGCGCGCACTGCGTGCTGAAAAACGTCAAAGTGGCCGCCGGCACCAAGATCGCGCCGTTCTCGCATCTGGAAGACGCGGTGGTGGGCGAGGGATGCCGGATCGGGCCTTACGCCCGGCTGCGCCCCGGCGCGCAACTGGCCGGCCACGTGCATATCGGCAACTTCGTCGAAGTGAAGAAAAGCGTGATCGGCGAAGGCTCCAAGGTCAACCACCTGAGTTATATCGGCGACGCCGAGATCGGCGGCAAGGTGAATGTGGGCGCCGGCTCGGTGACCTGCAATTACGACGGCATCAACAAATTCAAGACCGTGATCGGCGACAACGTCTTCGTCGGCTCCGGCACCCTGATGGTGGCGCCGGTGACGCTGGAATCCTACAGCACCATAGGCGCCGGCTCGGTGATCAGCCGGACCGCGCCGGCCGGCGAACTGACGGTGGCGCGCGCGCGCCAGGTCACGGTGCCGGGCTGGAAGCGGCCGCAGAAAAAGACCGACTGA
- a CDS encoding F0F1 ATP synthase subunit epsilon: MSKMRVEVVSTEQMIFSGEAEFVVAPATEGEIGVYPQHVPLLTRIKPGVLRLKVPGSSEEVLVAVSGGMMEVQPSLITVLADTAIRGEDLDEARANEAKRAAEDSLKRATDDLSTAKAHAALAVAIAELKALDFLKKRAH; this comes from the coding sequence ATGTCCAAGATGCGTGTGGAAGTGGTCAGCACCGAGCAAATGATCTTCTCCGGCGAAGCTGAGTTCGTGGTTGCGCCGGCTACCGAAGGCGAGATCGGTGTGTATCCCCAACACGTGCCGCTCCTGACCCGTATCAAGCCCGGCGTGCTGCGTCTGAAAGTGCCGGGCAGCAGCGAAGAAGTACTGGTGGCAGTGTCTGGCGGCATGATGGAAGTGCAGCCCAGCCTGATCACCGTGCTGGCCGATACGGCGATTCGCGGCGAGGATCTCGACGAGGCCCGCGCCAATGAGGCAAAACGCGCTGCGGAGGATTCTCTCAAGCGCGCCACCGACGACCTCTCCACCGCGAAGGCGCACGCTGCTCTGGCAGTGGCCATCGCGGAGTTGAAGGCGCTGGATTTCCTCAAGAAGCGCGCCCACTGA
- the atpD gene encoding F0F1 ATP synthase subunit beta, whose translation MSQGKIVQIIGAVIDVEFPRDAMPKVYDALKLVDADLTLEVQQQLGDGVARTIAMGSSDGLKRGMSVVNTGAPISVPVGSATLGRIMDVLGNPVDEAGAVATDVRRAIHQPAPKFDELSPATDLLETGIKVIDLLCPFAKGGKVGLFGGAGVGKTVNMMELINNIAKAHSGLSVFAGVGERTREGNDFYHEMKDSNVLDKVAMVYGQMNEPPGNRLRVALTGLTMAEHFRDEKDESGKGRDVLFFVDNIYRYTLAGTEVSALLGRMPSAVGYQPTLAEEMGRLQERITSTRDGSITSIQAVYVPADDLTDPSPATTFAHLDATVVLSRDIASLGIYPAVDPLDSTSRQLDPLVVGDEHYTVARGVQSTLQRYKELRDIIAILGMDELSEEDKLVVARARKIQRFLSQPFHVAEVFTGSPGKYVPLRETIKGFKAILAGEYDHLPEQAFYMVGSIEEAAEKAKTLN comes from the coding sequence ATGAGCCAAGGTAAAATCGTACAAATCATTGGCGCGGTGATCGACGTGGAGTTTCCGCGCGACGCCATGCCAAAGGTTTATGATGCCCTGAAGCTGGTTGATGCCGACCTGACGCTCGAAGTCCAGCAGCAGCTGGGCGACGGCGTAGCGCGCACCATCGCCATGGGCAGCTCTGACGGCCTGAAGCGTGGCATGAGCGTAGTCAACACCGGCGCACCGATCTCGGTGCCGGTGGGCAGCGCCACCCTGGGCCGCATCATGGATGTCTTGGGCAACCCGGTGGACGAAGCCGGCGCGGTAGCGACCGATGTTCGCCGCGCCATCCACCAGCCCGCTCCGAAGTTCGACGAACTGTCCCCCGCCACCGACCTGCTGGAAACCGGCATCAAGGTGATCGACCTGCTGTGCCCGTTCGCCAAAGGCGGCAAAGTGGGCCTGTTCGGCGGCGCCGGCGTGGGCAAGACCGTGAACATGATGGAACTGATCAACAACATCGCCAAGGCACACTCCGGTTTGTCCGTGTTTGCCGGCGTTGGTGAGCGCACTCGTGAAGGTAACGACTTCTATCACGAGATGAAGGACTCCAACGTACTGGACAAAGTGGCGATGGTGTACGGCCAGATGAACGAGCCGCCGGGCAACCGTCTGCGCGTGGCCCTGACCGGTCTGACCATGGCCGAGCACTTCCGCGACGAGAAAGACGAAAGCGGCAAAGGCCGCGACGTGCTGTTCTTCGTGGACAACATCTACCGCTACACCCTGGCCGGTACTGAAGTATCCGCTCTGCTGGGCCGTATGCCTTCCGCCGTGGGCTATCAGCCGACGCTGGCGGAAGAAATGGGCCGTCTGCAAGAGCGCATTACTTCGACCCGCGATGGCTCGATCACCTCCATCCAGGCCGTATACGTGCCTGCGGATGACTTGACCGACCCGTCCCCGGCGACCACCTTCGCCCACTTGGACGCCACCGTGGTTCTGTCGCGCGACATCGCTTCGCTGGGTATCTACCCGGCGGTGGATCCGCTTGACTCCACCTCGCGTCAGCTGGATCCGCTGGTGGTAGGCGACGAGCACTACACGGTAGCCCGTGGCGTGCAGTCCACGCTGCAGCGTTACAAGGAACTGCGCGACATCATCGCGATTCTGGGTATGGACGAACTGTCCGAGGAAGACAAACTGGTCGTGGCTCGCGCCCGTAAGATCCAGCGCTTCCTGTCTCAGCCGTTCCACGTGGCTGAAGTATTTACCGGCTCGCCGGGCAAATACGTGCCGCTGCGCGAAACCATCAAGGGTTTCAAGGCCATTCTCGCTGGCGAGTACGACCATCTGCCGGAACAAGCGTTCTACATGGTTGGCTCCATTGAAGAAGCTGCCGAGAAAGCCAAGACCCTTAACTAA
- the atpG gene encoding F0F1 ATP synthase subunit gamma produces MAVGKEILTKIRSVQNTQKITRAMQMVATSKMRKTQERMRAARPYAEKVRTVMAHLAQANTDLEHPLLQSRDVVKRAGIILMTSDKGLCGGLNVNTLKRFFAQVKDLQDQGIEVDVCCLGQKGLAACQRARLNVVASATQLGDVPKMEKLIGPLTVLFKQYAEGELDALYIVYSRFINTMKQEPATEQLLPLTSEHMVVEHSHSWDYLYEPSALAVMEFLVKRYIESVVFEAMAENMASEQAARMVAMKSATDNAGNTIKQLRLVYNKARQAAITTELSEIVAGAAAV; encoded by the coding sequence ATGGCAGTCGGCAAAGAGATTCTCACCAAGATCCGAAGCGTGCAAAACACGCAGAAGATCACTCGCGCAATGCAAATGGTGGCGACCTCCAAGATGCGCAAAACGCAAGAGCGTATGCGCGCTGCCCGTCCTTACGCCGAGAAGGTGCGCACAGTCATGGCGCACCTTGCTCAGGCGAACACGGATCTTGAGCACCCGCTGTTGCAAAGCCGCGACGTAGTCAAACGCGCCGGCATCATCCTGATGACCTCCGACAAGGGCCTGTGCGGCGGCTTGAACGTGAACACGCTCAAGCGCTTCTTCGCCCAAGTCAAGGATCTGCAGGACCAGGGCATCGAAGTGGATGTCTGCTGCCTGGGCCAAAAAGGCCTGGCGGCATGCCAGCGCGCGCGCCTCAACGTTGTGGCCAGCGCAACCCAGCTCGGCGATGTGCCGAAGATGGAAAAACTGATTGGCCCGCTTACGGTGCTGTTCAAGCAGTACGCCGAAGGCGAACTGGACGCGCTCTACATCGTTTACTCCCGTTTCATCAACACGATGAAGCAGGAGCCGGCGACTGAACAGCTGCTGCCGTTGACCTCGGAACACATGGTGGTGGAGCACTCGCACTCGTGGGATTACCTGTACGAGCCGAGCGCCCTTGCCGTGATGGAGTTCCTGGTCAAACGCTATATCGAGTCGGTTGTGTTCGAGGCGATGGCCGAGAACATGGCCTCCGAGCAAGCTGCCCGCATGGTGGCGATGAAATCCGCCACGGACAACGCCGGTAACACGATCAAGCAACTGCGACTTGTGTACAACAAGGCTCGTCAGGCGGCGATCACTACCGAATTGTCTGAAATCGTGGCAGGCGCCGCAGCGGTGTAA